From the Lathyrus oleraceus cultivar Zhongwan6 chromosome 3, CAAS_Psat_ZW6_1.0, whole genome shotgun sequence genome, the window CCACTACCACTACCAGCCAACACATTCTTGAAGAGTAAGGAACATACACACAAAGAGAGAAACCTATACTGTGGATAATTTGTTGTGGAATAGAGAAACACAGAAAATGGGAGATACTACTACCATTCATATTCCTCGAGTGAAACTTGGAAGCCAAGGCCTTGAAGTAAACAAACACCGTTGAATTTGATATCAATCACACTTTCTTGTTCCTGCAAATCACTAATAATAatgttttgttgtttttgttgttgcAGGTTTCTAAGCTGGGATATGGATGCATGGGCCTCACAGGAGTATACAACGACGCTGTTTCGGAAGATGTTGCTATATCTTTGATCAAACATTGTTTCAACAAAGGAATCACTTTCTTCGACACATCTGATGTTTATGCAGCACATGTCAATGAAGTTTTGGTCGGAAAGGTACTACTACAAACAAACTTCAACCTCGTACATGTCTATGTTTTTAACATAAATAAAAGATGTAACATAAACATTTTAATAACTCTTAGGCACTAAAGGATTTACCAAGAGATCAAATTCAGATTGCTACAAAATTTGGGATTGTCAAAATGGAATCTGGTAAAGTTTTTGTAAACGGTAGTCCTGAATATGTTCGATCTTGTTGTGAGGGTAGTCTTCAACGTCTTGGGGTGGATTACATTGATCTGTATTATCAGCACCGTGTCGATACCACTGTTCCCATTGAGGACACTGTGAGTAACTAATGCAATGTTTTTCTCTATTCTTCCTATTTGTTTGGTTTTAGAGTTTTTGATTTGGTGATATGAATCAATCATAGATGGGAGAGTTGAAAAAGCTGGTTGAAGAGGGAAAGATTAAGTATATAGGATTATCGGAGGCTAGTACGGATACAATCAGAAGGGCTCATGCTGTTCATCCTATTACTGCTGTTCAAATGGAATGGTCCCTTTGGACTCGTGAAATTGAGCCGGATATTGTTCCCCTTTGCAGGTATCTTCGATCAATAGCCTCTGATGCCATATTACTTTCTTTCCTGCATGAGTCTTCTTTGAATGATTTTGGTTGTTTGGTGCCAACTTTTATAGGGAACTTGGCATTGGATTGGTACCATATAGTCCCCTTGGCCGTGGATTTTTCGGAGGCAAGGCTATCACAGAAAGTATACCTGCAACCAGTTTTCTGGTATGGACTTGATCCTAATTGTTTCTCATGACAGTTAATGTTAGCCATGAGCTCTGTTTGGATAAATAGTTCATGAATTTAAGGCGGATCGTTTTCGTACAACCTATAAGTTGGTTTCATAAGCTCTCGCAAATTCTTATACTAGTAGTAAGAAAGTTTGAATGAGTAAATCCAAACCGGCCCTTATTCATGGTTTATCAACATCTCGATTTTCACCAGGCAATGCAACCAAGGTTGCAAGGAGAGAACTTCGACAAGAACAAGATATTTTATTCTCGGATGGAAAAGTTGGCAGAGAAGCATGGATGTACATCTTCACAGCTTGCTCTTGCATGGCTTCTTCATCAAGGAGACGATGTAGTGCCAATCCCTGGTAAGTGATTT encodes:
- the LOC127132243 gene encoding perakine reductase isoform X1, yielding MGDTTTIHIPRVKLGSQGLEVSKLGYGCMGLTGVYNDAVSEDVAISLIKHCFNKGITFFDTSDVYAAHVNEVLVGKALKDLPRDQIQIATKFGIVKMESGKVFVNGSPEYVRSCCEGSLQRLGVDYIDLYYQHRVDTTVPIEDTMGELKKLVEEGKIKYIGLSEASTDTIRRAHAVHPITAVQMEWSLWTREIEPDIVPLCRELGIGLVPYSPLGRGFFGGKAITESIPATSFLAMQPRLQGENFDKNKIFYSRMEKLAEKHGCTSSQLALAWLLHQGDDVVPIPGTTKIKNLESNIGSFKVKLNKDDLQEIEDAVPISEVAGSRTTDAFVQCSWKFANTPPKA
- the LOC127132243 gene encoding probable aldo-keto reductase 1 isoform X2; amino-acid sequence: MATTTQLIPHVTLGTQGFQVSKLGYGCMGLTGVYNDAVSEDVAISLIKHCFNKGITFFDTSDVYAAHVNEVLVGKALKDLPRDQIQIATKFGIVKMESGKVFVNGSPEYVRSCCEGSLQRLGVDYIDLYYQHRVDTTVPIEDTMGELKKLVEEGKIKYIGLSEASTDTIRRAHAVHPITAVQMEWSLWTREIEPDIVPLCRELGIGLVPYSPLGRGFFGGKAITESIPATSFLAMQPRLQGENFDKNKIFYSRMEKLAEKHGCTSSQLALAWLLHQGDDVVPIPGTTKIKNLESNIGSFKVKLNKDDLQEIEDAVPISEVAGSRTTDAFVQCSWKFANTPPKA